ctttaatttggacaACAGTGTATAATGAAAAAACTGTCTATATGCCGTGAGCTACTCTCCGGCAACTGATACAAAAACTAGAGGTCGATGTTTCTTGGTACAGGTGAAGCTGATGGACTGCTTGtgatacttatacactcctggaaattgaaataagaacaccgtgaattcattgtcccaggaaggggaaactttattgacacattcctggggtcagatgcatcacatgatcacactgacagaaccacaggcacatagacacaggcaacagagcatgcacaatgtcggcactagtacagtgtatatccacctttcgcagcaatgcaggctgctattctcccatggagacgatcgtagagatgctggatgtagtcctgtggaacggcttgccatgccatttccacctggcgcctcagttggaccagcgttcgtgctggacgtgcagaccgcgtgagacgacgcttcatccagtcccaaacatgctcaatgggggacagatccggagatcttgctggccagggtagttgacttacacctcctagagcacgttgggtggcacgggatacatgcggacgtgcattgtcctgttggaacagcaagttcccttgccggtctaggaatggtagaacgatgggttcgatgacggtttggatgtaccgtgcactattcagtgtcccctcgacgatcaccagtggtgtacggccagtgtaggagatcgctccccacaccatgatgccgggtgttggccctgtgtgcctcggtcgtatgcagtcctgattgtggcgctcacctgcacggcgccaaacacgcatacgatcatcattggcaccaaggcagaagcgactctcatcgctgaagacgacacgtctccattcgtccctccattcacgcctgtcgcgacaccactggaggcgggctgcacgatgttggggcgtgagcggaagacggcctaacggtgtgcgggaccgtagcccagcttcatggagacggttgcgaatggtcctcgccgataccccaggagcaacagtgtccctaatttgctgggaagtggcggtgcggtcccctacggcactgcgtaggatcctacggtcttggcgtgcatccgtgcgtcgctgcggtccggtcccaggtcgacgggcacgtgcaccttccgccgaccactggcgacaacatcgatgtactgtggagacctcacgccccacgtgttgagcaattcggcggtacgtccacccggcctcccgcatgcccactatacgccctcgctcaaagtccgtcaactgcacatacggttcacgtccacgctgtcgcggcatgctaccagtgttaaagactgcgatggagctccgtatgccacggcaaactggctgacactgacggcggcggtgcacaaatgctgcgcagctagcgccattcgacggccaacaccgcggttcctggtgtgtccgctgtgccgtgcgtgtgatcattgcttgtacagccctctcacagtgtccggagcaagtatggtgggtctgacacaccggtgtcaatgtgttcttttttccatttccaggagtgtattttcatgctAGTGCGCGTGTGCGTGCGATGTATTGCGAATCAGTCTACAAATCTACCGGCTGGGTATACCTTTACCTTTTATTACCTGTGTGATGTAGCTGCATCGCCCGTAATTCATGAGACAGGAAAATAAACTACTCATAAAAGCGCGGTTACCCAAGAAGTCACGCACGTCCTGGCGGGTGACTGCCTGAACGTCCTCCGCCACCAGAGCTGTCACCAGCAACAGCACCACACATTCAGCACTGGAACCCATGTCCTGTGCAATAAGGTACAGAAATAAGTTCCTGTTCTGTAACAGACGAACATGTTCGCTTACATTACGTTTCGATCTCATCCATTATATGTATCCATGCTGTGTGGCTCATGAATTGTATTCAGACTAATAGAGGTGTTTCACCTGattaacaaaaatgaaaatcacCGAATAAACTTCATGTGAAGAGTCAGAAATGCGTGAGTTGGCAGTAGTGCGCCCGCAAGCTCGTTGGGCACTCCAGTGTCATAAATAATTACGTAAATGATAGATTATAAACTACTAATACACATTTCTAGTTGTTGTATATATATTGAAGCGTAATTACATTGGCGTAAGTGTTATTGTCGTGAAAAGCAAAGTAAAACGGtgaaaaaaagtatttttatttctgCATCTACAGTCTTAATTTTAGGTCTATACTCATGCACGAGAATCGTACGAAAAGAGTAACAAAAATTCGTTTATCAGTTGTGTCATAGTATCCAGCGATGAAATCAACAACCCTTCTGTGATAAGTGTAGATGATGTCTTAGATTAGTTAAACAGGTAATTTGCAGCGGACATTGCATGGTAGGATTTCACTGGAGCAGTTGTAGTGGGGAAGAATATGAGGTGATCGATGTGGCCCATCCATGGAATTTTAGATTATTCCAGAAACGGAGGAAAGGCACGTGAACATTTGTGTCCTTCAGCTAGAGTTAGAAACCACGAAAATTTAACTATCACACCTGAAGGACGAAAAAGAGACATGATGCTGGGGAAAGGCAGCAAACAGAGGGTGAACGGGGGAAAATTTTATTAGCATATTCGAAACTCATTAAGCAATGCTAAGAATCTAATAGACAAGTCGGATGAAAACAAAACAGGGAAAAagagttctgctgctaggtagcaaCCATTGGAGGGGTGTAGACCAGCAGCTATAGGAAAACTTAGTAGCAGAGTTCGAGGTCACAAACTTCTGAAACGAAGTGCTAGCCTTAGCTACATAATAGAAAACCTAACACAAATTTGTAGGGATTTTAAAAAAGAAGGTGAGGTACTGATAGTTGGAGGAGCTGGAGACAGCCTGGCAAGAATCGAAAAATACAATACTAGGGTTGACATGGACGAAATAGGAGCAGCTATGCAGCTCATAATGTTGGTTTTATGGAATTTCTGTGGTACTATGGCCAATCCTAGCTTAACTCTGCTGTAGAGCGAGTAAACACAGAGCTGTGTCGGCTCCTTTAGATGGATGCAAAGTCTCACAATGGTGCTGTTCCAGTGATTGCTGTAGAAGGTAGTCATATATTTCTCGCGGCCTATAcctgaatgcagaaaaaacagaaaGGAGGCTACAGCCACATAAAGGAAAATCCTTGTGGTTAAAATGGCCATGGGAGACTCTGACATAAGGACAAATACAGATTTCAGAGAATCACGAAACGAGTGAGAGAGACCCTAATTCATTTTATAATAACTGAGGGAAAATGAAATCAGTTGCTTCATCAGAATATTATGGAGGTTAAAAGTAGAGTAAATGAGTAATTAATTTGTTTGAAAGAGCTTAGCAGCTGGAAATAAACTGATGTCATTTGTCTTTCTGAACGCCAGATAAACACAGGGATAGAAAATCTTAATGTATGTGGTTATAAGTTAGCTGCTTATTCTTGTAGAGACAATCTGAATGACTGTGGTGTTAGATTTATAGAAAAGGCatataaatacaaaaatgtaggGATACATACATTCTGTATAGTTCAGGACATACAAGCATGTGCTTATAAGATGCTTTAGGAAAATGTAGTATTTGTGATTGATACAGTATACAGCTTTCCACAGGGTAGTTGGGAAATTTGCATGAGAAGCTTTGATGAATTTTTGTGCTACATTTCAGACAGGAGGAAGGAATTATTAATCGGTGGCCATTTTAGTGTACATTTTTCGAATTAAGCTGATTTAGAGGTGCTTTTATCCACTTATGATTTGGTGTGTCATAAATTTTCCTACCCGAGTTACTCAAGATAGTAATATCACTACAGTTACCGTATTTGTTCAACAAGCAGAAGTTAAGAGACATGGTCCTATCCAGTGGTAAACACTTTGTCAGGTCATGGGGCATAGTTAGTCACATTATACAACTTAGTTACATACACAGTTTGGAGACACACTAAGAAAACAATGACGCTAACTATtgaagacttaaagaaagcttaaaaattgttaatttgggTGAATTTTACAATGAACCTAATGCTAATTAAATTCATCATATTTCTTAATGAGTTTGTATCCACTTTCATAGAATTTtcctaaaaaataataaaatgtagtaATGGCACATCAGTTAAAGAATCCTTGGGGTACTACAGGCATCAGTGTCTCTTCACAACGGAACAAGGCACGAAATAACCAGAATAagttgtaaggtggcagcttgaataaATATCAGTTTCGCACCTCACACGAGAGATTTATACAAATCGTAACAAGTAGCTGAATATGTCACCTggcatattttggtgataatgagCAGATAcgcctatcaaaatgtacagtatgtactgCAAGGGGATGACACTCAATTTGACGGTATTGACAAACTGGACctgaatcctgcatgtcaatgagaaaAAAGGTGGAAAAGCTGCTGGAGGAAATGTTTTAGATTGGGGCAGGCGTGAGCTGTGCCGTCACGGCCCGAGTACAACGGAATGCTTCTAAAAAGAGATTCGTGAACCACAGCGAGAGGGCAACGAAGGCACCAGGCAATACGTCGAGGAGAGTAGGTAGCAGGCCAGCGCTGCTTGcgatggagaaattctttagaaaacagCATTGGGggatttccagatggatacaaaaagACCAGCGATGCAGTTGATCAGGTGAAATGCTCGTGGTACGCTCATGATGTTCGCGTGTAGCTTTCAGgcgtcaggagcgggcacaaaatgtcctattggctgaaataaactcctgcacgtatctgccggtctgtggacgtaccgtcgtcggccctcacgtggaaggttcgttcAGACAGATACGACCGCAGCAGCGTCATGTGGGacgtcggtatcccttgttcaGAAAGTTTGAACTCGAGACCGTCGTAGCACACCGTGTCAAACGCTCGGGAGACGTCGAAGAACGctgccccaaggtattcccttgtttccagtgccctaatcgccggttctaccacccgcaggagctggtgggaagtggcatgTTCTTCTCGAAACTCGAACTGCTCGtcctggatgatgccctcctgGGCGACGTGCCCATCAGTCTTCTTGCGTACAGCCTCTCGAAAATCTTCGAGAGGGTCGGGaacaggctgatgggtcggtatcTGGTTGCCTGGCGTGGGTCCTTGCCGGATTTCAGAATGGCCACAAactccgcgtgtttccacgcagaggggTAGACACCTGAGCGGAGGatctcgttgaaaacatcggcAAGTTGCCGGTGTAATCCCGGTGGAAGGTTGATCAGCAGGATGTTTGTGACGCCATCGCTGCTCCCAGCCTTCCTGGGGTTCAGCGAGTGAAGCTGCACAGCAAGTTCTTCCTCCGTTATCTgctcgataacgtcgccttcctcccTTGCGGCGCGGAAGGTTGGTAGTTGTTCGTGGACCTACCGTATGTGCTCCACGTCGATGACGTCGGCAACCAATGTGAAGTTTGCTGCGAATACGTCAGACAGAACGCTGGTTTCGCGTCCGGATCGCTGGCGAAGTCGATCCCGACCTGTAAGGGCCGTATTCGCTGTGTCCGGCGTAGGAAGGTTCTTACCACCCTCCATGCACTACCATCCTCAGGATTGAGGGTAGACACAAGGTCTGCCCATTCCTGGTTCCGTTGTTGATCGACTGCTGCCTTAATTTCCGTCTCATGCGGATTAAGCGGCCCTTCATGTTGGTTGGCGAGTGAGATGCCATTCACGAAACAGTCGGTTCTTCTCGGTGATCGCGTCCAGAATAGGGCACGGTAGCT
The nucleotide sequence above comes from Schistocerca piceifrons isolate TAMUIC-IGC-003096 chromosome 7, iqSchPice1.1, whole genome shotgun sequence. Encoded proteins:
- the LOC124805179 gene encoding uncharacterized protein LOC124805179 isoform X1, producing MPLATSSAALKQDMGSSAECVVLLLVTALVAEDVQAVTRQDVRDFLGNRAFMSSLFSCLMNYGRCSYITQVIKDNTHNALHGRCRRCSRDERNLMMWAIKMARRSYPKEFRKVWRRYY